One Rissa tridactyla isolate bRisTri1 chromosome 1, bRisTri1.patW.cur.20221130, whole genome shotgun sequence DNA segment encodes these proteins:
- the GYG2 gene encoding glycogenin-2 isoform X2, with amino-acid sequence MSVTDQAFVTLATNDVYCQGALVLGQSLRNHTTSRKLAVLITPVVSSGMRSVLRSVFDEVIEVDTLDSADSVRLALMQRPELGVTFTKLHCWTLTHYSKCVFMDADTLVLCNVDELFDREEFSAAPDSGWPDCFNSGVFVFRPSLKTYNLLLRFAAEHGSFDGGDQGLLNSFFSNWATADIGKHLPFLYNLSSSAVYTYVPAFNHFGRDAKVVHFLGATKPWNYKYNLQTKRVMQDGTTSGSFHQLSFLALWWNIYSASILPLLEKLQKMEESESEECKHTFNGVEITLKKVSPPVSNSLQMPVLPEQKYEIYPTACSPEELTFEAQPVCEVEQSGSNVHLSEPDRPSEQLVFHPAFQETSELDEVAHSISELSIHFKPEEPSPEDERRKWEEGRMDYMGKDAFEHIKKKLDAFLY; translated from the exons ATGTCTG TAACGGATCAAGCCTTTGTGACCCTTGCTACCAATGATGTGTACTGTCAAGGCGCTCTGGTTCTCGGACAGTCATTGAGGAACCATACGACATCTAGAAAATTGGCAGTACTAATTACACCAGTGGTTTCCAGTGGGATGAG GTCTGTCCTCCGCAGCGTGTTTGACGAAGTAATCGAAGTGGATACGCTTGACAGTGCTGACTCAGTCCGCTTGGCTCTGATGCAGAGGCCAGAACTGGGTGTAACCTTCACTAAGCTTCACTGCTGGACTCTTACTCATTATAGCAAATGTGTCTTCATGGATGCAGACACTTTG GTGCTTTGCAATGTTGATGAATTGTTTGATCGAGAAGAGTTTTCAGCAGCTCCTGATTCCGGCTGGCCTGACTGCTTTAATAGTGGTGTATTTGTGTTCCGACCTTCTTTGAAAACTTACAACCTACTGCTCCGTTTTGCTGCTGAACATGGCAGCTTTGATG GAGGTGACCAAGGCTTGTTGAATAGCTTCTTCAGCAACTGGGCAACAGCAGATATTGGCAAACACTTACCTTTCCTCTATAACTTAAGCAGCAGTGCTGTATACACCTATGTTCCTGCTTTCAATCA TTTTGGTAGAGATGCCAAAGTTGTTCACTTCTTGGGAGCGACAAAGCCCTGGAACTACAAATATAACCTTCAAACAAAGAGAGTTATGCAGGATGGCACCACCTCTGGATCTTTTCATCAACTGTCATTTCTTGCCCTCTGGTGGAATATATACAGCGCCAGTATATTGCCTTTGTTAGAAAAACTTCAAAAGATGGAAGAATCAGAATCTGAGGAATGCAAG CACACTTTCAATGGAGTTGAAATTACACTGAAAAAGGTCAGTCCTCCTGTGTCCAATTCGCTGCAAATGCCTGTGCTTCCAGAgcagaaatatgaaatatatccCACAGCGTGTTCACCTGAGGAACTCACTTTCGAAGCT CAACCTGTATGTGAAGTTGAACAAAGCGGTTCTAACGTCCATCTCTCTGAGCCTGACAGACCTTCAGAACAACTTGTATTTCATCCTGCGTTTCAGGAAAcctcagaactg GACGAGGTTGCACATTCTATTTCAGAGCTGTCTATTCACTTCAAACCGGAAGAACCAAGTCCAGAAGATGAACGGAGAAAATGGGAGGAAGGGCGTATGGACTATATGGGGAAAGATGCTTTTGAACATATCAAAAAGAAATTGGATGCATTTTTATATTAA
- the GYG2 gene encoding glycogenin-2 isoform X4, giving the protein MSVTDQAFVTLATNDVYCQGALVLGQSLRNHTTSRKLAVLITPVVSSGMRSVLRSVFDEVIEVDTLDSADSVRLALMQRPELGVTFTKLHCWTLTHYSKCVFMDADTLVLCNVDELFDREEFSAAPDSGWPDCFNSGVFVFRPSLKTYNLLLRFAAEHGSFDGGDQGLLNSFFSNWATADIGKHLPFLYNLSSSAVYTYVPAFNHFGRDAKVVHFLGATKPWNYKYNLQTKRVMQDGTTSGSFHQLSFLALWWNIYSASILPLLEKLQKMEESESEECKHTFNGVEITLKKVSPPVSNSLQMPVLPEQKYEIYPTACSPEELTFEADEVAHSISELSIHFKPEEPSPEDERRKWEEGRMDYMGKDAFEHIKKKLDAFLY; this is encoded by the exons ATGTCTG TAACGGATCAAGCCTTTGTGACCCTTGCTACCAATGATGTGTACTGTCAAGGCGCTCTGGTTCTCGGACAGTCATTGAGGAACCATACGACATCTAGAAAATTGGCAGTACTAATTACACCAGTGGTTTCCAGTGGGATGAG GTCTGTCCTCCGCAGCGTGTTTGACGAAGTAATCGAAGTGGATACGCTTGACAGTGCTGACTCAGTCCGCTTGGCTCTGATGCAGAGGCCAGAACTGGGTGTAACCTTCACTAAGCTTCACTGCTGGACTCTTACTCATTATAGCAAATGTGTCTTCATGGATGCAGACACTTTG GTGCTTTGCAATGTTGATGAATTGTTTGATCGAGAAGAGTTTTCAGCAGCTCCTGATTCCGGCTGGCCTGACTGCTTTAATAGTGGTGTATTTGTGTTCCGACCTTCTTTGAAAACTTACAACCTACTGCTCCGTTTTGCTGCTGAACATGGCAGCTTTGATG GAGGTGACCAAGGCTTGTTGAATAGCTTCTTCAGCAACTGGGCAACAGCAGATATTGGCAAACACTTACCTTTCCTCTATAACTTAAGCAGCAGTGCTGTATACACCTATGTTCCTGCTTTCAATCA TTTTGGTAGAGATGCCAAAGTTGTTCACTTCTTGGGAGCGACAAAGCCCTGGAACTACAAATATAACCTTCAAACAAAGAGAGTTATGCAGGATGGCACCACCTCTGGATCTTTTCATCAACTGTCATTTCTTGCCCTCTGGTGGAATATATACAGCGCCAGTATATTGCCTTTGTTAGAAAAACTTCAAAAGATGGAAGAATCAGAATCTGAGGAATGCAAG CACACTTTCAATGGAGTTGAAATTACACTGAAAAAGGTCAGTCCTCCTGTGTCCAATTCGCTGCAAATGCCTGTGCTTCCAGAgcagaaatatgaaatatatccCACAGCGTGTTCACCTGAGGAACTCACTTTCGAAGCT GACGAGGTTGCACATTCTATTTCAGAGCTGTCTATTCACTTCAAACCGGAAGAACCAAGTCCAGAAGATGAACGGAGAAAATGGGAGGAAGGGCGTATGGACTATATGGGGAAAGATGCTTTTGAACATATCAAAAAGAAATTGGATGCATTTTTATATTAA
- the GYG2 gene encoding glycogenin-2 isoform X1, with protein sequence MSVTDQAFVTLATNDVYCQGALVLGQSLRNHTTSRKLAVLITPVVSSGMRSVLRSVFDEVIEVDTLDSADSVRLALMQRPELGVTFTKLHCWTLTHYSKCVFMDADTLVLCNVDELFDREEFSAAPDSGWPDCFNSGVFVFRPSLKTYNLLLRFAAEHGSFDGGDQGLLNSFFSNWATADIGKHLPFLYNLSSSAVYTYVPAFNHFGRDAKVVHFLGATKPWNYKYNLQTKRVMQDGTTSGSFHQLSFLALWWNIYSASILPLLEKLQKMEESESEECKHTFNGVEITLKKVSPPVSNSLQMPVLPEQKYEIYPTACSPEELTFEAWLYFSNLYVKLNKAVLTSISLSLTDLQNNLYFILRFRKPQNWTRLHILFQSCLFTSNRKNQVQKMNGENGRKGVWTIWGKMLLNISKRNWMHFYIKMECTVMAVMIYVSSINTVLEYLAIFIVCLTPKLEVDTGPHISWGKINRYRLLFFNC encoded by the exons ATGTCTG TAACGGATCAAGCCTTTGTGACCCTTGCTACCAATGATGTGTACTGTCAAGGCGCTCTGGTTCTCGGACAGTCATTGAGGAACCATACGACATCTAGAAAATTGGCAGTACTAATTACACCAGTGGTTTCCAGTGGGATGAG GTCTGTCCTCCGCAGCGTGTTTGACGAAGTAATCGAAGTGGATACGCTTGACAGTGCTGACTCAGTCCGCTTGGCTCTGATGCAGAGGCCAGAACTGGGTGTAACCTTCACTAAGCTTCACTGCTGGACTCTTACTCATTATAGCAAATGTGTCTTCATGGATGCAGACACTTTG GTGCTTTGCAATGTTGATGAATTGTTTGATCGAGAAGAGTTTTCAGCAGCTCCTGATTCCGGCTGGCCTGACTGCTTTAATAGTGGTGTATTTGTGTTCCGACCTTCTTTGAAAACTTACAACCTACTGCTCCGTTTTGCTGCTGAACATGGCAGCTTTGATG GAGGTGACCAAGGCTTGTTGAATAGCTTCTTCAGCAACTGGGCAACAGCAGATATTGGCAAACACTTACCTTTCCTCTATAACTTAAGCAGCAGTGCTGTATACACCTATGTTCCTGCTTTCAATCA TTTTGGTAGAGATGCCAAAGTTGTTCACTTCTTGGGAGCGACAAAGCCCTGGAACTACAAATATAACCTTCAAACAAAGAGAGTTATGCAGGATGGCACCACCTCTGGATCTTTTCATCAACTGTCATTTCTTGCCCTCTGGTGGAATATATACAGCGCCAGTATATTGCCTTTGTTAGAAAAACTTCAAAAGATGGAAGAATCAGAATCTGAGGAATGCAAG CACACTTTCAATGGAGTTGAAATTACACTGAAAAAGGTCAGTCCTCCTGTGTCCAATTCGCTGCAAATGCCTGTGCTTCCAGAgcagaaatatgaaatatatccCACAGCGTGTTCACCTGAGGAACTCACTTTCGAAGCT TGGCTGTATTTTAGCAACCTGTATGTGAAGTTGAACAAAGCGGTTCTAACGTCCATCTCTCTGAGCCTGACAGACCTTCAGAACAACTTGTATTTCATCCTGCGTTTCAGGAAAcctcagaactg GACGAGGTTGCACATTCTATTTCAGAGCTGTCTATTCACTTCAAACCGGAAGAACCAAGTCCAGAAGATGAACGGAGAAAATGGGAGGAAGGGCGTATGGACTATATGGGGAAAGATGCTTTTGAACATATCAAAAAGAAATTGGATGCATTTTTATATTAAGATGGAGTGTACTGTAATGGCCGTCATGATCTATGTTTCTTCTATAAATACAGTCCTTGAATACTTGGCTATTTTCATAGTTTGTTTGACACCAAAGTTAGAGGTAGATACAGGCCCTCATATATCTTGGGGAAAGATTAACAGGTACAGACTCTTGTTTTTTAACTGTTAA
- the GYG2 gene encoding glycogenin-2 isoform X3, with protein sequence MQRPELGVTFTKLHCWTLTHYSKCVFMDADTLVLCNVDELFDREEFSAAPDSGWPDCFNSGVFVFRPSLKTYNLLLRFAAEHGSFDGGDQGLLNSFFSNWATADIGKHLPFLYNLSSSAVYTYVPAFNHFGRDAKVVHFLGATKPWNYKYNLQTKRVMQDGTTSGSFHQLSFLALWWNIYSASILPLLEKLQKMEESESEECKHTFNGVEITLKKVSPPVSNSLQMPVLPEQKYEIYPTACSPEELTFEAWLYFSNLYVKLNKAVLTSISLSLTDLQNNLYFILRFRKPQNWTRLHILFQSCLFTSNRKNQVQKMNGENGRKGVWTIWGKMLLNISKRNWMHFYIKMECTVMAVMIYVSSINTVLEYLAIFIVCLTPKLEVDTGPHISWGKINRYRLLFFNC encoded by the exons ATGCAGAGGCCAGAACTGGGTGTAACCTTCACTAAGCTTCACTGCTGGACTCTTACTCATTATAGCAAATGTGTCTTCATGGATGCAGACACTTTG GTGCTTTGCAATGTTGATGAATTGTTTGATCGAGAAGAGTTTTCAGCAGCTCCTGATTCCGGCTGGCCTGACTGCTTTAATAGTGGTGTATTTGTGTTCCGACCTTCTTTGAAAACTTACAACCTACTGCTCCGTTTTGCTGCTGAACATGGCAGCTTTGATG GAGGTGACCAAGGCTTGTTGAATAGCTTCTTCAGCAACTGGGCAACAGCAGATATTGGCAAACACTTACCTTTCCTCTATAACTTAAGCAGCAGTGCTGTATACACCTATGTTCCTGCTTTCAATCA TTTTGGTAGAGATGCCAAAGTTGTTCACTTCTTGGGAGCGACAAAGCCCTGGAACTACAAATATAACCTTCAAACAAAGAGAGTTATGCAGGATGGCACCACCTCTGGATCTTTTCATCAACTGTCATTTCTTGCCCTCTGGTGGAATATATACAGCGCCAGTATATTGCCTTTGTTAGAAAAACTTCAAAAGATGGAAGAATCAGAATCTGAGGAATGCAAG CACACTTTCAATGGAGTTGAAATTACACTGAAAAAGGTCAGTCCTCCTGTGTCCAATTCGCTGCAAATGCCTGTGCTTCCAGAgcagaaatatgaaatatatccCACAGCGTGTTCACCTGAGGAACTCACTTTCGAAGCT TGGCTGTATTTTAGCAACCTGTATGTGAAGTTGAACAAAGCGGTTCTAACGTCCATCTCTCTGAGCCTGACAGACCTTCAGAACAACTTGTATTTCATCCTGCGTTTCAGGAAAcctcagaactg GACGAGGTTGCACATTCTATTTCAGAGCTGTCTATTCACTTCAAACCGGAAGAACCAAGTCCAGAAGATGAACGGAGAAAATGGGAGGAAGGGCGTATGGACTATATGGGGAAAGATGCTTTTGAACATATCAAAAAGAAATTGGATGCATTTTTATATTAAGATGGAGTGTACTGTAATGGCCGTCATGATCTATGTTTCTTCTATAAATACAGTCCTTGAATACTTGGCTATTTTCATAGTTTGTTTGACACCAAAGTTAGAGGTAGATACAGGCCCTCATATATCTTGGGGAAAGATTAACAGGTACAGACTCTTGTTTTTTAACTGTTAA